Proteins encoded within one genomic window of Lycium ferocissimum isolate CSIRO_LF1 unplaced genomic scaffold, AGI_CSIRO_Lferr_CH_V1 ctg473, whole genome shotgun sequence:
- the LOC132044543 gene encoding calmodulin-binding protein 60 B-like isoform X2, translating to MCHQNSKSVIVEALKVDSLQKLCSSLEPVLRRVVSEEVERALAKLGPTKLNARVSPKRIEGPDGRNLQLQFRSKLSLPLFTGGKVEGEKGSAIHIVLLDGNTGHVVTSGPESSVKLDVVVLGGDFNNEDDDGWTEEDFESHIVKERDGKRPLLTGDLQVILKEGVGSLGEFSFTDNSSWIRSRKFRLGLKVVSGCREGIHIREAKTEAFSVKDHRGELYKKHYPPALNDDVWRLEKIGKDGSFHKRLNKAGIFTVEDFLRLIVRDSQRLRNILGSGMSNKMWDALVEHAKTCVLSGKLYVYYPDDMKSVGVVFSNIYELCGLISGGQYHSVDSLSDDQKEYVDNLVKKAYDNWMHVVEYDGQSLLSISQNKSSDAPQYDLTTGSQNHSSSFDHQLNLPSVPASTSSEQPPINPGLNMGLGGYNGSLMGTYTTESQNTNLSVNEQLSGASFPQNHFVGTSQQAQPPGSESILALHPSQSSFSSFFAASTPNTSYQGADEFFTTEEEIRTRSHEMLENDDMQHLLHIFNMGGQHHHASSSTSEDNNYPYASSYMPSMSSSSFGINEDRTRSGKAVVGWLKLKAALRWGIFIRKKAAEKRAQIIELDDS from the exons GGTTTCTCCAAAAAGAATTGAAGGGCCAGATGGGAGAAATTTGCAGCTTCAATTCAGGTCTAAATTGTCACTACCTCTCTTTACCGGAGGGAAAGTAGAAGGAGAGAAGGGTTCCGCAATCCATATTGTCTTGCTGGATGGAAATACGGGCCATGTTGTAACATCAGGTCCAGAATCCTCTGTTAAACTAGATGTTGTTGTGCTTGGAGGAGATTTCAAtaatgaggatgatgatggTTGGACTGAAGAAGACTTCGAGTCTCACATTGTGAAGGAGCGTGATGGGAAAAGGCCGCTTCTTACAGGAGACTTGCAAGTGATATTGAAGGAAGGTGTAGGTAGTCTTGGTGAATTTTCATTTACTGACAACTCTAGCTGGATTAGAAGCAGAAAGTTCAGGCTAGGCTTAAAAGTTGTGTCAGGTTGTCGAGAGGGAATTCACATTCGTGAGGCAAAAACAGAAGCCTTCAGTGTGAAGGATCATCGAGGAGAAT TGTACAAGAAACATTATCCACCTGCATTAAATGATGATGTTTGGAGATTGGAAAAGATAGGGAAAGATGGATCCTTCCACAAGAGGCTAAATAAAGCTGGCATATTTACAGTGGAAGACTTTCTACGACTCATCGTGAGAGACTCTCAGAGGCTCAGAAAT ATCTTGGGAAGTGGAATGTCAAATAAAATGTGGGATGCTCTTGTGGAGCATGCTAAGACCTGTGTTCTTAGTGGGAAGCTTTATGTCTATTATCCTGATGATATGAAGAGTGTGGGGGTTGTTTTTAGCAATATCTATGAGTTGTGTGGTTTAATCTCTGGTGGACAGTATCATTCAGTTGATTCTCTTTCAGACGATCAAAAG GAATATGTGGACAACTTAGTCAAGAAAGCATATGACAACTGGATGCATGTTGTTGAATATGATGGCCAATCTCTTTTAAGCATTAGTCAGAATAAAAGCTCAGATGCTCCTCAGTATGATCTTACAACTGGCTCTCAGAACCATTCTAGTTCTTTTGATCATCAACTCAATCTACCAAGCGTTCCCGCTTCAACTTCATCAGAGCAGCCTCCTATAAATCCAGGATTGAACATGGGATTGGGAG GGTATAACGGTAGTCTTATGGGTACATATACCACAGAGTCTCAGAACACGAATCTAAGTGTCAATGAACAGTTAAGTGGTGCTTCATTTCCTCAAAACCACTTCGTAGGCACGTCGCAACAAGCTCAGCCACCTGGAAGTGAGAGTATATTGGCCCTTCACCCATCACAGTCTTCATTTTCTAGCTTTTTTGCTGCTAGCACTCCTAATACATCCTATCAAGGAGCTGATGAGTTCTTCACCACTGAGGAAGAAATACGCACAAGAAGTCATGAAATGCTAGAGAACGACGACATGCAACAtcttctccatattttcaacatGGGTGGCCAGCATCATCATGCTTCTTCTAGTACCTCAGAAGATAATAATTACCCATATGCATCATCTTACATGCCCAGCATGTCTTCTTCAAGCTTTGGTATTAATGAGGACCGGACTCGTTCAGGAAAGGCTGTTGTTGGGTGGCTCAAACTTAAAGCAGCATTGAGATGGGGCATTTTCATCAGGAAGAAAGCCGCAGAGAAAAGAGCTCAAATTATTGAATTGGATGACTCCTAG